In Hamadaea flava, a genomic segment contains:
- a CDS encoding TetR/AcrR family transcriptional regulator — protein MSEDRRGQIVTAALEVFGRYGYRRSSMDLIAQAARISRPAVYQYFPGKEAVFRAVGQKIADEVLAAAARAGATGSGDVADRLTEVLAQKLDLFGGAIGAGFKAELFAEAGQLAGDVIASFHDRYADLVERVLAESGLPGLGRTIGPRDVALVLTDALPGIAQEPDAETARRRLRQLVDLVVRGLSA, from the coding sequence GTGTCAGAGGATCGCCGAGGCCAGATAGTGACAGCCGCGCTGGAAGTGTTCGGGCGCTACGGCTACCGCCGCAGTTCGATGGACCTGATCGCGCAGGCCGCCCGCATCTCCCGACCGGCCGTGTACCAGTACTTCCCCGGTAAGGAAGCCGTCTTCCGGGCGGTCGGGCAGAAGATCGCCGACGAGGTGCTCGCCGCGGCGGCCAGAGCGGGTGCGACCGGTTCCGGCGACGTCGCCGACCGGCTCACCGAGGTGCTGGCCCAGAAACTCGACCTGTTCGGCGGCGCCATCGGGGCCGGCTTCAAGGCCGAGTTGTTCGCCGAGGCCGGGCAGCTCGCCGGGGACGTCATCGCGAGCTTCCACGACCGGTACGCCGACCTCGTGGAACGCGTCCTCGCCGAATCCGGTCTGCCGGGGCTCGGCCGCACGATCGGCCCGCGCGACGTGGCGTTGGTGCTGACCGACGCACTGCCCGGCATCGCCCAGGAGCCGGACGCCGAAACGGCTCGCCGTCGTCTGCGTCAGCTCGTCGACCTCGTCGTCCGAGGTCTGTCCGCTTA
- a CDS encoding 4'-phosphopantetheinyl transferase family protein, which translates to MDEIWGELAVPDAASAPPAGVCHLWPIPVAARTSWISDWISDEERAQADRFLAEHARRTFLTSRSAQREVAARYLGVRPDAVPIDRTCRRCGGPHGRPTVPGPIDLSVSHTREWVVLAVVGAGRVGVDLEHEATARDLDSLIGTLTAAERAEFAEVPPPDQVGWFLRRWTRKEAAVKLTGHGLAVRFDALDTRGALAIADGVAPDWPTEDIHLTDVRAGGGLVVALATTVPLRSVLLSGLSARS; encoded by the coding sequence GTGGACGAGATCTGGGGTGAGCTTGCCGTGCCGGACGCCGCGTCGGCTCCCCCGGCCGGGGTCTGCCACCTCTGGCCCATTCCGGTCGCCGCGCGTACAAGTTGGATCTCCGATTGGATCTCCGACGAGGAGCGGGCCCAGGCGGACCGGTTCCTGGCCGAGCACGCCCGCCGGACGTTCCTCACCTCGCGCAGCGCGCAGCGCGAGGTGGCCGCGCGGTATCTGGGCGTGAGGCCGGACGCCGTGCCGATCGACCGGACCTGTCGCCGGTGCGGCGGCCCGCACGGGCGCCCGACCGTCCCCGGGCCGATCGACCTGTCCGTGAGCCACACGCGGGAGTGGGTCGTCCTCGCCGTCGTGGGCGCGGGCCGGGTCGGAGTGGACCTGGAGCACGAGGCCACCGCCCGCGACCTCGACTCCCTGATCGGTACGCTCACCGCCGCCGAACGGGCCGAGTTCGCCGAGGTGCCGCCACCGGACCAAGTGGGGTGGTTCCTCCGTCGGTGGACCCGCAAGGAGGCGGCCGTCAAACTGACCGGACACGGCTTGGCCGTACGCTTCGACGCCCTCGACACTCGCGGGGCGCTCGCGATCGCCGACGGCGTGGCACCGGACTGGCCCACAGAGGACATTCACCTGACCGACGTACGCGCCGGCGGCGGCCTTGTCGTCGCGCTCGCGACCACCGTCCCCCTGCGCTCCGTTCTCCTGTCCGGCCTTTCCGCGCGATCATGA
- a CDS encoding RNA polymerase sigma factor, producing the protein MRNIRHPAPRTVDHPSGSGRVRDRAAQPDSDGDPWSLIERAQQGDLSAFGELYARYNAEVFRYLWQRCGHVQLAQDLAGDVWERALRGIGRLNYRGAPPLAWLMTIARNRAIDHFRSGRFRMEVLSDATRDMGQIDDSADIEQIAVTRLESAIVLQAVQELSSAQRQAITLTYFAGLTCPEAAVRMGVTEDAVKALNMRARRTMARRLSVGVERTALAR; encoded by the coding sequence TTGCGGAACATTCGTCACCCCGCACCCCGCACCGTCGATCACCCCTCCGGTTCCGGCCGCGTACGCGACCGGGCGGCCCAGCCCGATTCCGACGGCGACCCGTGGTCGCTGATCGAGCGGGCCCAACAGGGCGACCTCAGCGCATTCGGCGAGCTGTACGCGCGCTACAACGCCGAGGTCTTCCGCTACCTGTGGCAGCGTTGCGGCCACGTCCAGCTGGCTCAGGACCTGGCCGGCGACGTCTGGGAACGGGCGTTGCGCGGCATCGGCCGGCTGAACTACCGCGGCGCGCCCCCATTGGCCTGGCTGATGACGATCGCCCGCAACCGGGCGATCGACCACTTCCGGTCGGGCCGATTCCGGATGGAGGTGCTCAGCGACGCGACCCGGGACATGGGTCAGATCGACGACTCCGCCGACATCGAGCAGATCGCCGTAACCCGCTTGGAGTCGGCCATCGTGCTCCAAGCGGTCCAGGAGTTGTCATCCGCCCAGCGACAGGCCATCACCCTGACCTACTTCGCCGGGCTGACCTGTCCCGAGGCGGCTGTCCGGATGGGCGTCACCGAGGACGCGGTGAAGGCGCTCAACATGCGCGCCCGCCGGACCATGGCCCGTCGGCTGAGCGTCGGCGTCGAACGCACCGCCCTGGCGAGGTGA
- a CDS encoding helix-turn-helix domain-containing protein, with protein sequence MSKKRRDPQTPFGWYLRALMEAHGFASDGELAAATGVSASLISRYQSGDIEPSVQNLRRLAPYLGVSLGELMVEATLATSEELGMVPRATATTKLDASLAEAQRLLSDPTRPDSAKEYLRDTLRGAIAFWRQQTGLKAPAEPSAADRAAGRGVRAA encoded by the coding sequence GTGAGCAAGAAGCGCCGTGACCCGCAGACACCCTTCGGGTGGTACCTCCGGGCCCTTATGGAGGCCCACGGTTTCGCCTCCGACGGCGAATTGGCCGCGGCGACGGGCGTCTCCGCTTCGCTCATCTCTCGTTACCAGTCCGGCGACATCGAGCCGAGCGTGCAGAATCTACGGCGGCTCGCCCCCTATCTCGGGGTCAGCCTGGGCGAGCTGATGGTCGAGGCCACGCTCGCCACCTCCGAGGAACTCGGGATGGTGCCGCGGGCGACGGCGACGACCAAACTGGACGCCAGCCTGGCGGAGGCGCAGCGCCTGCTGTCCGACCCCACGCGGCCGGACTCCGCCAAGGAATACCTGCGTGACACCCTGCGGGGGGCTATCGCGTTCTGGCGTCAGCAGACCGGTCTCAAGGCGCCGGCCGAGCCGAGCGCGGCCGACCGTGCCGCCGGCCGCGGCGTACGCGCCGCCTGA